A single genomic interval of Cucumis sativus cultivar 9930 chromosome 5, Cucumber_9930_V3, whole genome shotgun sequence harbors:
- the LOC101218694 gene encoding MLP-like protein 34, protein MALVGKLQSEVEISIPPHIFYKLFKEQIANITNISPKLIQKVEHHDGDWSKHGHGSIKVWNYTIDGKAEVLKERVEFDDKNLVVRMVGLEGDVFKHYKTFIATYQVVPKGLGRSVIIFTLEYEKLNDGSPYPDKYHEAMDNLAKDIEAHLLKDTVQLVSARLP, encoded by the exons ATGGCTCTTGTTGGGAAGCTTCAGAGTGAAGTAGAAATAAGCATACCTCCCcatatattttacaaactCTTTAAAGAACAAATTGCTAACATTACAAATATTTCTCCAAAGTTAATCCAAAAAGTTGAACATCATGATGGAGACTGGAGCAAACATGGTCACGGTTCCATCAAAGTTTGGAATTACACTATCG ATGGTAAAGCCGAAGTTTTGAAAGAACGCGTGGAATTCGATGACAAAAATCTTGTGGTAAGAATGGTTGGATTGGAAGGAGATGTGTTTAAGCATTACAAAACCTTCATTGCAACATATCAAGTTGTCCCAAAAGGACTGGGTCGTAGCGTGATAATTTTTACCTTGGAATATGAGAAACTTAATGATGGTTCTCCTTACCCTGACAAGTATCATGAGGCTATGGATAACCTTGCTAAGGACATTGAAGCTCACCTTTTAAAAGATACGGTTCAACTTGTTTCCGCACGTTTGCcataa